A genomic stretch from Ovis canadensis isolate MfBH-ARS-UI-01 breed Bighorn chromosome 5, ARS-UI_OviCan_v2, whole genome shotgun sequence includes:
- the LOC138931534 gene encoding alpha-ketoglutarate dehydrogenase component 4, protein MMGSKMASASRVVQVVKPHTPLIRFPDRRDNPKPNVSEVLRSAGLPSHTSSISQHSKGSKSPDWLMHQGPPDTAEMIRTLPQKYRRKLVSQEEMEFIQRGGPE, encoded by the coding sequence ATGATGGGCAGCAAGATGGCGTCTGCCAGCAGGGTCGTTCAGGTAGTCAAGCCACATACTCCATTAATAAGGTTCCCTGACAGAAGAGACAATCCTAAACCAAATGTATCAGAAGTTCTACGATCAGCAGGACTACCATCTCATACTTCTTCAATTTCACAGCATTCTAAGGGAAGTAAATCACCAGACTGGCTGATGCATCAGGGTCCACCAGACACTGCAGAGATGATAAGAACTCTACCTCAGAAATACAGAAGGAAACTTGTGTCtcaagaagaaatggaatttaTCCAACGTGGAGGTCCAGAATAA